The Mesoterricola silvestris sequence AACATCGCCATGGAGAAGCTCCTCCGGGCCATGTTCGACCGGGGCTGCACCCGGGAGCGCCTGGTGGCCAAGGTCTTCGGCGGGGGCAACGTCATCGGCAACAGCCAGGGCGCGGTCACCGTGGGCGAACGCAACATCGCGGTGGCGCGGGAACTGCTCCAGGACGCGGGCATCCCCATCGTGGCTTCGGACGTGGGCGGGGACGTGGGGCGCAAGATCATCTTCAACACCCGCACCGGCACGGTGCTCATGTCCCGCCTCAAGCGCATGGACGGCAAGCCCCTGGATCTCCCCGACGGCAGGCCGCGGTAGAATCGTTCCATGGAGGACAGGGACTGGATCGAGGTGAAGGCCGCGCGGGAGCACAACCTGCGTGGCGTGGACGTCAGGATTCCCCGGGGCCTCCTCACCGTCGTCACCGGCGTTTCCGGCTCCGGGAAGTCCTCCCTGGCCTTCGACACCCTCTTCCGGGAGGGCCAGCGGCGGTTCCTGGAGACGCTCCCCTCCTTCTCCCGGCAGTTCACCGGCGGCCTGGCCCGGCCCGACGTGGCCTCCATCGGGGGACTGGGCCCCGCGGTGGCCGTGGGCCAGCGCGCGGCCCTGGCCAATCCCCGCTCCACCGTGGGGACCCTCACCGAGGTGTGGGACCTGCTCCGGCTCCTCTTCGCGCGGCTGGGGAAGGGCCCGGTCCCGGCCACCCGGGGCCTCTTCTCCTTCAACGGCCCCGAGGGGGCCTGCCCGGCCTGCGCGGGCCTGGGGGTGGAGGACCGCCTGGACCTGGACCTGCTGGTGGCCGATCCGGCCCTCACCCTGCGCCAGGGCGCCCTCCACGTGAGCACTCCCAACGGCTACCTGATGTACTCCCAGGTGACCCTGGACGTGCTGGACCAGGTGCTCCGGGCCCACGGCGGCTCCGTGGACATCCCCTGGCGGGACCTGGGGGAGGAGGCCCGGCACGTCGTCCTCCACGGCTCCGACCGCCTGCGGGTGCCCTACGGCAAGCATCCCCTGGAATCCCGCCTCAAGTGGACCGGCATCACCGCCCGGCCCCGCCAGGACGGGTTCTACCGGGGCCTGGTGCCCGTCATGGAGGAGATCCTCCGGGGAAAGCGCAACGATTCCATCCTGCGGTACGTGCGCACCACGCCGTGCTCCGCCTGCCGCGGCGCGCGCCTGCGCCCGGAGGCCCTGGCGGTGCGGTGGCGGGACCTGGGCATCACGGACCTGGCGGGCCGGACCGCCTCGGAGCTCCACGCCTTCTTCGCCGGCCTGGACCTCGCCGGCGCCGAGGCTCCGGTGCTGGCCCCCATCCGGGAGGACCTCCTGGCCCGCACGGCCCTCATGGCCGAACTGGGCCTTGGGTACCTGGCCTTCCACCGCCCCGCGCCCACCCTCTCCCTGGGCGAGGCCCAGCGCCTGCGCCTCCTGACCCTCGCCCTGGGGGAGCTGAGGGGCCTCCTGCTGGTGCTGGACGAACCCTCCGCCGGCCTCCATCCCGGGGACTCGGCCCGGCTCCTGGGCGTGCTGCGGCGCCTGCGGGACCAGGGCCAGACGGTGGTGGTCACGGAGCACGACCCCGTCATCGCCCTGGGCGCGGACTGGATCGTGGACCTGGGCCCCGGCCCGGGGCGGGACGGGGGCGCCGTGCTCTACAGCGGCCCCCCTTCGGGCCTCCTGGAACCCGGCGATTCCCCCACCCGCACCTGGCTCCGGGGCGGGTTCAGGCCCGGGCCCCGGACGCCCCGGGAAGGCCCCCGCACCCGCATGGAGGGCCTCGCCCGCAACAACCTCCGGGACCTCGCCATCGACCTGGTGGAAGGCGGCCTCAACGTCATCACCGGCGTCTCCGGCGCCGGCAAGACCTCCCTGCTGCAGGAGGCCGCCCTGCGCCGGCCCACGCTCCTGGTGGACGCGGCCCCCATCGGCCGCACCCCCCGGTCCAACGCCGCCACCTACACCGGCGCCTTCGACCTGATCCGGAACCTCTTCGCGGCCACCCCCGAGGCCCGGGCCGCGGGCCTGGGCAAGGGCCACTTCACCTTCAACACCCCCGGGGGCCGCTGCGAGACCTGCGAAGGGGCCGGGGTGCTGGAGGTGGGCATGAAGCACCTGGGCGCGGTTTCCGTTCCGTGCCCCGCCTGCGCCGGCCTCCGCTTCCACCCGGAGGTGCTGGCCGTGCCGTACCGCGGCCGCAGCATCGCCGAGGTGCTCGCGTGCAGCGTCCAGGAGGCCGCCGCCCTCTTCGGCGACCAGCCCCGGCTGGCCCGGATCCTTTCGGCCCTCCTGGACTGCGGCCTGGGGTACCTCCCCCTGGGGCAGCCCGCCACCACCCTCTCGGGGGGCGAGGCCCAGCGGGTGAAGCTGGCCACGGAACTGGCCCGGGCGGGGAAGGGCGCCTCCTTCATCGCCCTGGACGAGCCCACCACGGGCCTCCACGCCGCCGACACCCGGGTGCTCCTGGGGGCCTGGGCGCGCCTGGCCGAGGCGGGGCACACGCTCCTGGTGGTGGACAACGACCCCGGCGTGATCCTGGCCGCCGACCACGTCATCGATCTGGGCCCCGGCAGCGGCCCCGAGGGCGGCCGCGTCGTGGTGGCGGGTCCTCCCGCCGCGGTGGCCGCCTGCGAGGCCTCCCTCACGGGGGCGGGCCTGCGGGGGTTCCCGCCGCCCGCGCCGTGCCCCCCGGCCCCCGGGGCCCCCCCGCCCATGGAACTCCTGGGCGTCACCACCCACAACCTCCGGGACCTGGACGCCGCCTTCCCGGCCCGGGGCCTCACGGTGGTCACCGGCCCCTCGGGCTCCGGCAAGAGCTCCCTGGTCTTCGACACCCTCCTGGCCGAGAGCCGGAACCGCTTCAACGACCTGGTGGCGCCCTGGGCGCGCCGGCTCCTGCCCCGCAAGGGGGGCGCCGAATTCGTGGCGGCGCGCTCCCTCCAGGCCGCCGTGGCGGTGCCCCAGGCTTCGGGCCGGCGCAACCCCCGCTCCCGGGTGGGCACGGTGACGGAACTGGACGAGCTCTACCGGATGCTCTACGCCCGGGCCGGGTCCGAGCGGCTCCCGGCCTCGGCCTTCTCCCCCAACGCCGAGGCCGGCGCCTGCCCCCGGTGCAAGGGCCTGGGCTTCCTCCAGGCCTGCGATCCGGACCGCCTGGTGTCCCGCCCCGACCTGCCCCTGGGCGCGGGGGCCATGGACGGGACCCGCTTCGGCGCCTACCTGGGCGAGCCCGACGGCCGGTACGTGGCCACCCTCCTGGCCGCGGGGCGGGAGCTGGGCCTGGACTTCACCGCGCCCTGGCGGGACCTGGACCCCCGCGCCCGGGCCGTGGCCATGCGGGGCTGCGAGGGGGTGCTGGAGGTGGAATGGGCCTACCGCCGGGGCGGCCGCGAGGGGATCCACCGGCTCTCCACCCCCTGGGAGGGCTTCGCCACGCTGGTGGACAGGGAATACGAGCGGGTGCACCTGGAGAAGGGGGAGGACCTGGAGGAGCTCCTGGGCGAGGCCCCGTGCCCCGGGTGCGCCGGGGAGCGCCTGAACCCGCGGTCCCGCCGGGCCACCTTCGCCGGCCTGCGCCTGCCCGAGCTGGCCCGCAGGACCGCCGCCGAGGCCCGGGCCTGGTTCCGGTCCCTGGACCTGGACGGCGCCGCCGCCTTCCTGCGGGAGGACATCCTGGCCCGCCTCGGGGCCCTGGAGGACGCGGGCCTGGGCCACCTGGCCCCGGACCGGGAATGGGCGAGCCTCTCGGGAGGCGAGGCCCAGCGGGTGCGCCTGGCGGCGTCCCTGGGCTCGGGCCTTGCGGGCGTCACCTACGTCCTGGACGAACCCACCCTGGGCCTGCACCCCCAGGACACCGCGCGCCTGGCGGGGGTGCTGCGGCGCCTGGCCGACGCCGGCAACGCCGTGGTGGTGGTGGAGCACGACCCGGCCCTGGTGGCCCGGGCCGACCACGTCCTCGAACTGGGGCCCGGCGCGGGCCCGGAGGGGGGCCGGCTCACGGGGCAGGGGGCCCCGGGCTCCTTCCCCCCCGCCTCCCACACCGGGCGGATCCTCGCCCAAAGGCCCCCCGCGGCCTTCGCCCCGGCCCGGGCCCTGGACCCCGGCGTCTCCATCCGCGGCGCCAGCCTCCACAACCTGCGCGGCCTGGACGTGGACCTGCCCTGCGGGGCCCTGGTGGCGGTGACGGGGGTCTCGGGCAGCGGCAAGTCCAGCCTGGTGCGGGGCGTGCTCGCGGCCTCCCTGCGCTCGGCCCTGGCCGGCCGGGGCCCGGTGGGCTGCGCGGAGCTCCGGGTCCACGTCCCCATCCGGCGGTTGGAGGTGCTGGACCAGGGGGGGCCGGGCCCGGGCTGGGCCACCACCGTGGCCACCGCCGCGGGCCTCGCGGAACCCCTTCGCAAGCGCTTCGCCGCCACCCCCCGGGCCCGGGCCCTGAAGCTTGGGGCCCGGCACTTCTCCACGGCCTCCCCCGGGGGGCGCTGCGAGGCCTGCCAGGGCCGGGGCGCCCTCACCGTGGCCATGGACCTGCTGCCGGACGTGACGGTGGGGTGCGAAGTCTGCGCCGGCGCCGGGTTCCGGCCCGAGGTGCTGGAATGCCTCCTGGGGGGGCGGTCCATCGCGGAGGTGTTCGCCGCCACGGTGGAGGAGGCCCTGGCCCTGTTCCCCGCCGACGCGGCCCTGGCCGGGCCCCTGGAGGCCCTGGCCCGGGTGGGCCTGGGCTACCTGCGCCTGGGCCAGCCCGGCTCCGGCCTTTCCGGGGGCGAATGGCAGCGCCTGCGCCTCGCCACCCTCCTGGCCGCGCCCCCCCAGGGCGCCGCCGTGCTCCTGGACGAGCCCGCCCGGGGCCTGGGCGCCGCGGATGTGGAGCGCCTGGCGGCGGCCCTGAAGGGCCTGGCCGCGGGCGGCGCCCTGGTGGTGGCGGTGGAGCACCACCTGGACCTGGTGCGGGCCGCCGATTGGGTGGTGGACCTGGGCCCCGGGGGCGGCCCCGAGGGTGGCGCGCTGGTGGCCGCCGGAACGCCGTCGCAGCTCCGCGCCTGCCCCGCTTCGGCCACGGGCCGGGCCCTCTCTTGAACCGTTAATACCCCATTCTTGCTATATTCTAGGGGACACGGGGCCGCATTGGGGCGGCCGTTCTGTTTTGACAGGGACCCCCATGCCCGCCATCCGCCGCCTTTTCGTGGAGAAGAAGCCCGAGTTCGCCGTGGAGGCGAAGAAGCTCCGCCACGACCTGCAAGAGCAGCTGGGGATCCGGGGCCTGGAGGGCGTGCGCCTCGTGGTGCGCTACGATGTGGAGGGGCTTTCCGAGGCCCACCTGGAGGCGGCGCGGTGGACCGTGTTCGCCGAGCCCCCGGTGGACCTGGTGTTCGACGAGGAGCTGCCCCTGGCGCCGGACGAGACGGCCCTGGCCGTGGAGTACCTGCCCGGCCAGTACGACCAGCGGGCCGACAGTGCCGCCCAGTGCCTCCAGCTCCTGTCCCACGGCGCCCGGCCCGCGGTGGCCGGGGCCCACGTGTTCGTGTTCCGGGGCGCCCTGGAGCCCGGGGCCCTGGACCGCATCCGCGCCTTCCTCATCAATCCCGTGGACAGCCGGGAGGCCGCCTGGCCCAAGCCCGCGACCCTCGTCCCCGTCCTGCCCGAGCCCGCCGAGGTGGCCGTGCTGGAGGGCTTCAACGACGGGGGACGCCCCTTCCTGGAGGCCCTCCACGCGCGCATGGGCCTGGCCATGACCCTGGCGGACCTGGAGCACACCCGCACCTACTTCCGGGGCGAGGGCCGCAATCCCACCGAGACCGAGCTGCGCCTCCTGGACACCTACTGGTCCGATCACTGCCGCCACACCACCTTCCTCACCCGCGTGAAGGACGTCTCGGTGGACGACGGCCCCATGGCCCGGCCCATCCGGCGCGCCTACGGGGCCTACCGGGACCTGCGGTCCCAGGTCTTCGGGGAGGACCTGGCCGAGCGGCCCGAGTGCCTCATGGACATCGCCCTGCTCCCGGCCCGGGCCCTGCGCAAAGCCGGCAAGCTCGACGACCAGGAGCTCACCAGCGAGATCAACGCCTGCTCCGTGGTGGTGGACGTGGACAACACGGCGGCCCCCGGCGGGCGCGAGCCCTGGCTCCTGATGTTCAAGAACGAGACCCACAACCACCCCACCGAGATCGAGCCCTTCGGCGGGGCCGCCACCTGCCTGGGCGGGGCCATCCGGGACCCCCTCAGCGGGCGCTCCTACGTGTACCAGTCCATGCGCGTCACGGGCTCCGGGGACCCCCGGGTGCCCCTGGACGCCACGCTTCCCGGCAAGCTGCCCCAGCGCAAGATCACCCAGGAGGCGGCCCAGGGCTTCGCCTCGTACGGCAACCAGATCGGCCTGTGCACGGGCCAGGTCACCGAGTACTACGACCCCGGCTTCGTGGCCAAGCGCATGGAGATCGGCGCGGTGGTGGGCGCCGTGCCCCAGGCCCAGGTGCGCCGGGAGGAGCCCGCCCCCGGCGACGTGATCATCCTGGTGGGGGGCCGCACCGGAAGGGACGGCATCGGCGGCGCCACGGGCAGCTCCAAGAGCCACACCGAGGAGTCCATCGGGACCTGCGGCGCCGAGGTGCAGAAGGGGGATCCCCCCATGGAGCGCAAGCTCCAGCGCCTGTTCCGCGCCCCGGAATTCTGCCGGCTGGTGAAGAAGTGCAACGACTTCGGCGCGGGCGGCGTGGGCGTGGCCATCGGCGAGCTGGCCCCGGGCCTGGTCATCGACCTGGACGTGATCCCCCGGAAGTACGAAGGGCTCAACGGCACCGAGCTGGCCATCGCCGAAAGCCAGGAGCGCATGGCCGTGGCCGTGGCCGCCCAGGACGCGCCGGAGGTGCTGCGCCTGGCCGCGCTGGAGAACCTGGAGGCCACCCTGGTGGCCCGGGTGACGGAAGAGCCGCGCCTGCGCATGACCTGGCGGGGCCGCACCATCGCCGACCTCTCCCGGGAGTTCCTGGACACCAACGGCGCCGCCCAGTTCACCACGGTGCGCATCGAGGCGCCCGCCGCCGCCACCCCCTTCGCCGCCCCCGCGGTGGCCCCGGAGGACCTGGAGCGCCGCTGGCTGGAGGGCCTGGCGGACCTGAACACCTGCAGCCAGCGGGGCCTGGGCGAGAAGTTCGACTGCACCATCGGCGCCGGCACGGTGCTGGCCCCCTTCGGAGGCCGCACCCGGCGCACCCCGAACGAAGCCATGGTGGCCAAGTTCCCCGTGCAGGACGGCGAGACCCTTTCCGCCAGCGCCATGAGCCATGGCTACTTCCCGTCCCTCAGCCGGTGGAGCCCCTTCCACGGCGCGGTGTGGGCCCACGTCCAGGCCGCGGCGCGCCTGGCGGCGGTGGGCGCCGGCCCCCGGGGGCTGCGCTTCACCCTGCAGGAGTACTTCGGCAAGCCCAAGGACGACCCCGCCCGGTGGGGCCAGCCCTTCGCCGCGCTCCTGGGGGCCCTGCACGCCGAAATGGCCCTGGGCGCCCCCGCCATCGGGGGCAAGGATTCCATGAGCGGCACCTTCCGGGACCTGGACGTGCCGCCGACCCTGGTGGCCTTCGCCGTGGACGTGGTGAAGGCCGACCGGGTCACCAGCCCCGAATTCAAGGGCCCCGGCCACGCCGTGGTCCTGGTGGATCTCCTGCGCACCGAGGAGGCCCTCCCCGACTGGGAGGTGCTGGACAAGACCTACGCCCACGTGGCCCGCCTCGTGCGGGAAGGCCGGGTGCTGGCGGCCCGCGCCGTGGGCATGGACGGCCTGGCTCCCGCCCTTTCCATCATGGCCTTCGGCAACCGCGTGGGCCTGGCCCTGGAGCCCCGGGAGCCCTCCCACTGGTTCGCGCCGCGACCCGGCGCCCTGGTGCTGGAACTGGACGGGGACCTGGAGGAGCTCATGGACGGCCTGGCCTGGACCCTCCTGGGCACCACCCGGCCCGAACCCGAAATCTCCACCCGGGGCATGGCCCTCCCCCTGGACCGGGCCCTGGCCGCCTGGGAGGCGCCCCTGGAGCCCGTCTTCCCCACCCGCCTGGAAGCCCCGGCCGAGCCCCTTCCGCCCTTCCAGCCCCGGATCCTCCAGGCGCCCCCGGCCCCCGCCCTGGGCATCGCCCGCCCCCGGGTGGTCCTCACCGTCTTCCCCGGCACCAACTGCGAGTACGACACCGCCCAGGTCTTCGAAAAGGCCGGGGCCGTGGCCGAGACGGTGGTCTTCCGCAACCTGGACGCCCGGGCCGTGGAGGAATCCCTGGACGCCATGGCCGCCGCCATCGCCCGGGCCCAGATCCTCATGATCCCCGGGGGCTTCTCCGCCGGCGACGAGCCCGAGGGCAGCGGCAAGTTCATCGCCGCCGCCTACCGCAACCCCCGGGTGAGTGACGCCGTGCACGATCTCCTGAGGCGCCGCGACGGCCTGGTGCTGGGCATCTGCAACGGCTTCCAGGCCCTCATCAAGCTGGGCCTGGTGCCCTTCGGCGAGATCCGCGCCCTGGATGAGCGAAGCCCCACCCTCACCTTCAACAACCTGCGCTACGCCAGCCGCTTCGCCCAGACCCGGGTGGTCTCCAGCGGAAGCCCCTGGCTGTCCCGGCTCCAGCCCGGCGCCCTGCACACCGTGGCCATCGCCCACGGCGAGGGCCGCATCGTGGGCCCCGCCGACGTGCTGCGGGACCTCCTGGACCGGGGTCAGGTGGCCACCCAGTACGTGGACGACCAGGGCAACCCCACCCTGGACCTGGAATTCAATCCCAACGGCAGCTCCCTGGCCATCGAAGGGCTCACGAGTCCGGACGGGAGGGTCTTCGGGAAGATGGCGCACCCGGAGAGGTACACCCCGCACACGTGGTTCAATGTGCCGGGAGAAAAGGACATGGAAATCTTCCGGGCGGGGGTGGAGTACTTCCGGTAGGTTCTTGGCTGATGGGATCAGCGTGTGCCGGCATGCCCCGGGTGCCTTGATACCGTGATGAACGGGCTGATCCAGGTTGAGCGGATCCCCGTTCATCCCATCGATCGGCGTTCATCCCGGTTTTCGCAGGGCTGATGCAGAGTTGGGTCGGAGCGCAGGTCCCTCGACGTCCATGACCCAAAGCTGGCGACAACCCCCGGTGAAGTTCTAACAGGGATGAACAGGATCCAGGGGAAATAGCAGGATAAAGAACGCCCGGCCTAAGCTGGATCCAGATCGCCCCGCACCTGCTACGGCCTCCGCTTTCCGAGGAGAAAGGCCACGGCGATCACCCCGCCCCCCACGCCCAGACGGAACCACTCCACCCGCTCCCCGAACACCACGGCCGAGGCGAGGATGGCCAGGGGGACCTTGGCGTTGTTGAAGACCGCCAGCGTGCCCACGTCGACCCTGCGGGCGCCGGCGTTGAAGAGGAAGAAGCCCAGGCCGGAGGCCACCAGGCCCAGGTAGGCCAGTACCAGGAACTGGGTCGGGGTGGCGTGGAGGACCTTCGCGACATCCACCCCGGGGGCGGCGATGGCCAGGGTCACCGCGGCGGCGCCGGCGTACAGCAGGCCCATGAGCTGGTGGTCCGGCCTGGAGAGCTTCCGGGCCAGGCGGCGGTAGAGGATCTGGCCCGCGGCGAAGCAGGCGTTGGAGGCCATCATCAGGAGGAAGCCCCGGAGCACGCCCTCCTGGCGCACCCGGGTCCCCAGGCAGATGGCGGTGCCGGCCACGGCCAGGGCGGCGGCGCCCAGGATGGGCCAGGACACCCGCCGGGAGAGGACGTCGTCGGCCAGGGCCACGAGGATGGGCGTGAAGATGGTGAAGAGGGCCACTTCTCCGGGGAGCAGCCACCGGAAGCTGGCGGTGTAGAAGACGTACATCAGGCCGAACTGCAGCGCGCCCACCAGGGCGAGGGCGGAGCGGTGCCGCCAGGCCAGGCCCTTGACCCGCAGGAAGGGCAGGAAGAGGGCCAGGGCCAGCACGGACCGCGCGGCGGCCACGAAGGGCGCCCCCATCGGACTGACCCGGGGGATCAGTCCGAAGGAGAGGGCCCAG is a genomic window containing:
- a CDS encoding phosphoribosylformylglycinamidine synthase, whose translation is MPAIRRLFVEKKPEFAVEAKKLRHDLQEQLGIRGLEGVRLVVRYDVEGLSEAHLEAARWTVFAEPPVDLVFDEELPLAPDETALAVEYLPGQYDQRADSAAQCLQLLSHGARPAVAGAHVFVFRGALEPGALDRIRAFLINPVDSREAAWPKPATLVPVLPEPAEVAVLEGFNDGGRPFLEALHARMGLAMTLADLEHTRTYFRGEGRNPTETELRLLDTYWSDHCRHTTFLTRVKDVSVDDGPMARPIRRAYGAYRDLRSQVFGEDLAERPECLMDIALLPARALRKAGKLDDQELTSEINACSVVVDVDNTAAPGGREPWLLMFKNETHNHPTEIEPFGGAATCLGGAIRDPLSGRSYVYQSMRVTGSGDPRVPLDATLPGKLPQRKITQEAAQGFASYGNQIGLCTGQVTEYYDPGFVAKRMEIGAVVGAVPQAQVRREEPAPGDVIILVGGRTGRDGIGGATGSSKSHTEESIGTCGAEVQKGDPPMERKLQRLFRAPEFCRLVKKCNDFGAGGVGVAIGELAPGLVIDLDVIPRKYEGLNGTELAIAESQERMAVAVAAQDAPEVLRLAALENLEATLVARVTEEPRLRMTWRGRTIADLSREFLDTNGAAQFTTVRIEAPAAATPFAAPAVAPEDLERRWLEGLADLNTCSQRGLGEKFDCTIGAGTVLAPFGGRTRRTPNEAMVAKFPVQDGETLSASAMSHGYFPSLSRWSPFHGAVWAHVQAAARLAAVGAGPRGLRFTLQEYFGKPKDDPARWGQPFAALLGALHAEMALGAPAIGGKDSMSGTFRDLDVPPTLVAFAVDVVKADRVTSPEFKGPGHAVVLVDLLRTEEALPDWEVLDKTYAHVARLVREGRVLAARAVGMDGLAPALSIMAFGNRVGLALEPREPSHWFAPRPGALVLELDGDLEELMDGLAWTLLGTTRPEPEISTRGMALPLDRALAAWEAPLEPVFPTRLEAPAEPLPPFQPRILQAPPAPALGIARPRVVLTVFPGTNCEYDTAQVFEKAGAVAETVVFRNLDARAVEESLDAMAAAIARAQILMIPGGFSAGDEPEGSGKFIAAAYRNPRVSDAVHDLLRRRDGLVLGICNGFQALIKLGLVPFGEIRALDERSPTLTFNNLRYASRFAQTRVVSSGSPWLSRLQPGALHTVAIAHGEGRIVGPADVLRDLLDRGQVATQYVDDQGNPTLDLEFNPNGSSLAIEGLTSPDGRVFGKMAHPERYTPHTWFNVPGEKDMEIFRAGVEYFR
- a CDS encoding EamA family transporter, with amino-acid sequence MAFLLAVSILWALSFGLIPRVSPMGAPFVAAARSVLALALFLPFLRVKGLAWRHRSALALVGALQFGLMYVFYTASFRWLLPGEVALFTIFTPILVALADDVLSRRVSWPILGAAALAVAGTAICLGTRVRQEGVLRGFLLMMASNACFAAGQILYRRLARKLSRPDHQLMGLLYAGAAAVTLAIAAPGVDVAKVLHATPTQFLVLAYLGLVASGLGFFLFNAGARRVDVGTLAVFNNAKVPLAILASAVVFGERVEWFRLGVGGGVIAVAFLLGKRRP
- a CDS encoding chemotaxis protein CheD, whose protein sequence is MEPPLEKIPTHYLYPCMVFAHRQEFEVSTVLGSCVAVCLWDPGIQMGGINHYMLALWNGDGLPTPKYGNIAMEKLLRAMFDRGCTRERLVAKVFGGGNVIGNSQGAVTVGERNIAVARELLQDAGIPIVASDVGGDVGRKIIFNTRTGTVLMSRLKRMDGKPLDLPDGRPR